From the Candidatus Paceibacterota bacterium genome, the window TACGCCCTTCCTCAATCGCCACAGCAATACAAGCAGCTTTTGATGGCTGCTGGTTTGGAGAAGTACTTTCAATTTGCCAAATGTATGCGCGATGAAGATACTCGAGGAGACCGACAGCCGGAGTTCACTCAACTTGATCTGGAAATGAGCTTCGTGGATCAAGATGATGTGATGGCACTTAATGAAAAGCTTTTGATTGAAATGGTTCAGGCGATTTATCCAGATAAGAAAATTCAAGAGATTCCATTTCCAAGAATTTCGTACGCGGAGACGATGGAAAAATACCAGACTGACCGGCCTGATCTCAGAGAAGATAAAAATGATCCAAATGTTTTGGCTTTTTGCTGGATTATTGATTTTCCTTTCTTTGAGAAAACTGATAAAGGGGCTTGGACATTTACTCATAATCCTTTTTCTGGCGCCAAGACCGAGCATCAAGATTGGCTTAAAAACAAAGAGAATATTGATCAAATTTTGACTTCTCAATACGATATTGTCCTGAACGGCTATGAAATTGGCGGCGGTAGTATTCGAAATCATAATCCAGAGGCTCTGACTTCTGTTTTCGAAATCATGGGATATTCAAAGGAAAGCATTGAAAAGAGTTTTGGGCATATGCTGGATGCTTTTAAAAGCGGTACGCCACCGCACGGTGGCATTGCTTGGGGTTTTGATCGCCTGATGATGATACTTGAGAACGAGCCAAACATCCGTGAAGTAATCGCCTTCCCAAAAACTGGAGAGGGAAGAGACCTGATGATGGATTCGCCAAGCGAAGTATCTGATGAGCAACTGCGAGAGTTAGGAATCAGTCTAAAGAAAAAATCGCAAGGTTAACTTTGTTTTAGCTGAAGCTAGTGATATGCTAAAAATCCTCCAGGAAATTCCTGGTTTTCTTTGTCTATAAAAGTATGAAAAACACCCCGAAAATCGGCATAAAAGAGGTGGCGCTCTCATTCTGGCGGATAGTCAAAACCGTTCGTTTTTGGCTTATACTCACTTTAATTGGGAGTATCGGCCCCACTGTTATTGATATCTTTGTTCCGCTGCAATATAGAAACTTTTTTAACTTATTGGCTGACGCCACGGATAAGGCGGCGACCATTCCCGCTCTTTCGAAAATCATTGTTATTGTTCTTGTTCTGAATTTAGCCGAATGGGCTATTTCTCGGATTGGCACTATCGGTATTGACCGTTTCGAGAGTAAAGGTTCAATCAGGATACGTCAGCTATCGTTTGAATATCTAATCGATCATTCTTACACTTTCTTTGCCAATAATTTTACCGGATCGTTGACACAGAAGATTGGCCGCTATGCCCGCGCATATGAGAGTTTGACCGATCGGATCTCTTACAACATTATTCCGCTTGCTATTCGAATTGTCGGAACGATTATTATTGTCTTTACTATTAACAACGTCATTGCTTGGGTAATTGTCGGCTGGACAATTCTCTTTTTAGCTTTTAATTACACCTTTGCCCGATTCAAACTGAAGTACGATATTGCCAAAGCGGCTGCCGATACTAAGTCCTCGGGCCTTTTGGCTGACAACATCACCAATCACAACACCATTCAACTTTTTACTGGACAACGAATGGAGAACGAAAGATATAAGGAAACAACAAATGAACAGCTCCGCCTCGGTCTTTTGGTAGCCAATTTAAATGAGGCAATGGACGCCACGCAAGCTTTATTGATGATCCTGATGGAATTTTTTCTGTTCTATTTTTCCATTCGATTGTGGGCGGAAAATCAAATCAGTTTGGGAACATTCGTGCTTTTTCAAACCTACATTCTTGGTCTAGGTTATCGACTTTGGGGGTTCAGTAACATCATCCGCAATCTTTATGAAGCGTTTGCCGACGCCAAGGAAATGGTGGAAATTCTGCATTTGCCACATGAAATTCAGGATCAGCCAAACGCCCAAAATCTTCAAATCAGGAAAGGGGAGGTGAGATTCGAGAATCTTTCATTTAGTTTTAATGAAAATAGGCAGGTGCTAAAAGACGTTGATCTAACAATCGCTGGCGGAGAAAAAGTGGCTCTTATCGGCCCTTCGGGTGCAGGTAAATCAACTTTCGTTCGCCTCTTACTTCGACTCTATAACGTTACTAGCGGTAAGATCTTGATAGATGAACAAGATATTCAGCAAGTGCGACAGGAAAGTCTCCATGCCAATATTAGTCTGGTGCCACAGGACCCAATTCTTTTTCACCGAACCTTGATGGAAAATATTCGATATGGAAAGCGTGACGCCACCGATGAAGAGGTGATTAGAGCGGCCAAATTGGCACACTGTGATGAATTTATTGAGAGCTTGCCGAAGAAATATGAAACTTATGTGGGAGAGCGAGGTATCAAGCTTTCCGGAGGGGAAAGGCAGCGGGTCGCCATTGCCAGAGCCATTCTGAAAAACGCGCCAATTCTAGTGCTGGATGAAGCGACATCAAGTCTTGATTCACATTCGGAAGCTTTAATTCAGGACGCCTTGGAAAAGCTGATGCAGAATAAAACCGTAATTGTTATCGCTCACCGACTTTCTACTATTCAAAAAATGGATCGTATTGTAGTAGTAGAAAATGGCAAAATCATTGAAGAAGGTACACATCAGTCGCTGCTTCAGAAAGAAGGCGGGCTGTATCAGAAATTATGGAATTTACAGGCAGGCGGTTTTATTGTGACTGATGATGGGGAAGAGGAGACTATTGAAGAAAAAGATACAGAGGAGGAAGAGGATTAAGAAGAGGGGTCGGGCTTCGCCCGACCCCTCTTCTACTATATAATTATTAGAATGACGACAAAATTCGCCATCAAAACCGAACAATTTGAAGGGCCTCTTGATCTGCTTTTAAACCTGATTGAGAAGCGAAAGCTTCTGATTAACGACATCTCTCTAGCCAAAGTGACCGATGATTATCTGGGCTATTTAAAAAATCTACCTCAATTTTCCATTCCGGAAAGCGCCAATTTTATATTAATTGCTTCTACTCTGGTTCTTATAAAGTCCAGATCTTTATTGCCGGTAATCAGCCTCTCGGAGGAAGAAGAAATGAGCATTGAGGAGCTTCAAGAGAGGCTTCGAGTTTACAAAATTTTGAAAGAGGCTACGGCCGGCCTGCGCGAGCACTTTGGCCGAAAGATAATTTTTCCAAAGTCATCAACGCGAATGACGGTTTCTGTCTTTTCTCCGGCAGAGGATTTATCCCTGGACTCATTAGTAAGTTCCATGCAAAATCTCTTAGCTAATCTACCAAAGAATGAGCGACTGCCAAAAACGGTAGTGGAAAAAGTAATTAGTCTGGAAGAGATGATTGATAGTCTGACGGTCCGCATCAAAGATTCCTTAAAGATGAGTTTTCGAGAGTTTACCAAAATTAGCAAAGAGAATAAGATAAATATTATCGTCAGCTTTCTGGCCATGCTTGAATTGGTCAAACAGGGCATAATTGATGTCACCCAAAATACCAATTTTGACGATATTCATATGGAAACTCAAAGTCTTGAAACTCCAAAATATAATTGACCATGAATCTGGAAAATAAAATTGAAGCAATTCTGTTTTGGAAGGGCGAGCCGCTCTCTATCAAGCGGCTCGCCGACATTCTCAAAAAAGATCCAGCCGAAATTGAAGCGGCTCTTACCACTCTGGAAAGAAGGCTGGAAACCGGCGGTTTGGTTCTAATGCGAAAAGAAGATGAAGTGATGCTCGGAACCGCTCCGGCTCTTTCAAAAATGATTGAGGATCTGGCCAAGGAAGAACTGACTAAAGATTTGGGGCGAGCCGGTCTCGAAACTCTTTCCGTTATTCTTTACAAAGGGCCGATTACCCGTCGCGAAATTGATTTTATCCGCGGAGTTAATTCCACTTTTATTTTGAGACATCTTCTGATTCGCGGTTTAGTCGAAAAAATTACTAACCCAAAAGACGAGCGAAGCTTCCTCTACAAGCCAACTTTTGAACTACTGTCTTATCTTGGGGCAAGTCGCCTGGAAAGCATCCCGAATTATCAGGAAGTTCTCACCCAATTGAATGATTTCCAAAAAGCTGAAGAGAAGTCGGAAGTCGAAAGTGAAGGAGAAACAACCAGCGAGCCTTCGGAAGAAAACCTGGAACCAGTTCAGAATGAATAGAATAAGAAAGGAAACTTTTAAAAAATGGGTGATTGGAACCTTAGCGGTGGTTGTTTTTTTCATTTTGGTGTATGCCCCTTCTAAACGCGACACCGTTACCAATCCAAACAACGAAGCATCTTCGACAGTCCCGGTCCCGGCGTCGCTACCAACTGTCGGTCTTTTTGATCATCTTAAACTTCAGGCCAAAGCTGCGTACGTTCTCGACATCACTACCAATCAGGTTATCTTCGCCAAAAATGAAAACACGCCGTTGCCCCTCGCTTCCATAACCAAGCTAATGACAGCTTTTGTTGGCTCAAAATTTTTAGACGATAAGGCCACTGTAACTATCTCCACTTCTTCCGCAGCGATTGAGGGTGAGAGTGGCCTCCAGCCAAATGAGCTCTGGACTTTCAAGGATTTAAGAAATTTTACTCTGATGGTTTCTTCCAACGATGGCGCCAACGCCATCGCTTTGGCCGTTGCCACTACCATCGCCACTCATTCAAGCTCAACGGATCCGACTATCTCCGGTCTAAGTAGCAGCACTCTCGAGGCTCTCTTCGCCAATGAAATGAATACAGCAGCCGCTTCATTAAATCTTCCTACTTTGCATTTTCAAAATTCCACCGGCCTCGATGTCGATACGACAACTCCGGGAGCAATTGGTTCGGCTAAAGATGTAAGTGAATTCTTACGCTATCTTGTTCAAACTCATCCCGATATTGTGGAAATCACTAAAAATAATCGGTTTAAGTTCACTTCATTGAGCGGTATAAATCATACGGCGGTAAATACCGACGAAGATATCACTAGGATTTCCGGAATTATTGCTTCGAAAACCGGCTACACTTTGCTTGCTGGTGGAAACCTGGTTATTGCATATAACCCAGGACTGATTCACCCGATTATTATCACCGTGCTTGGCTCAACTGCGGCTGGCCGATTTAGCGATACTTTGGCTCTAGCTTCCTCTACTCGCGCCTATCTCAAGAGCCAATAATGCCTCTTTTTAGGCTATAATTCTCCTATGATTCTCAGTACGGTTAAAGTCTTTGTCCCCGCCATTCTTTCCTTTCTGGTCGGTCTGGCTATTACGCCAAGCATTAGCAACATTCTCTATCGGCGTCGGATGTGGAAAAACCGCTCTCGAAGCGCTGAAAACAAGGATTATGTCACTCCTGAGTTTCAGAAAATCCATAATCACGGCGGCGAAACTTCAACTCCGCGAATTGGCGGCATCATTGTCTGGCTTTCCGTTTTGATTTCCACGCTTTTACTTTCTTTGAATTCCTTTATATTTCCGAGTCGTCTGAATATTAAATTAAATTTCTTAAGTCAGAATCAAACTTTACTGCCACTTTTTACTCTGGTTTTGGCGTCGTTGATCGGCCTTCTTGACGATCTTCTGCAAATTTATAGCACTCGAATTGAATTAAGTGACGGGCTCAATCGACGTTTGCGAGTCTTAATCGTTCTTTTTCTCGGCTCCATCGGCGCTTGGTGGTTTTATTTTAAGTTAAAAAATTTCGGCGTTCATGTGCCGTTTTGGCAGGACGTTGATTTAGGCATTTCTTTCATCCCATTTTTTATTATCGTCATGCTCGGCGTCTTTTCTGGTTCGGTCATTGATGGCATCGATGGCTTGGCCGGCGGCGTCCTGGCTTCTTCCTTTGGCGCCTACATGATCATTGCCTTTGTTCACAACCAGATTGACTTGGCCGCCTTCTGCGCCGTGATTGTCGGCGGAATTCTGGCTTTCTTATGGTTCAATATTCCACCCGCTCGCTTTTATATGGGGGAGACAGGCATGCTGGGACTAACCGTTACTCTGGCTATCATCGCTTTTCTGACGAATTCCGTTTTAGTTTTGCCTTTAATCGCTTTTCCGCTTTTCATTACTTCTCTTTCAGTAATTATTCAGAGAATTGCTAAAACCAGATTTAATCGAAAGATTTTTATAGTAGCGCCGCTCCATCATCATTTTGAGGCCTCCGGTTGGCCATCTTACAAAGTAACGATGCGCTTCTGGATTATTTCCGTTGTCTTCGCCTTAATCGGAGCAATTATTGCTATCATAAGTTGATGAAAGCTGTCGACAAACCATTTTTGATTTCTATCCTGATCTTAGTCATTGCTGGTCTTTTTATTTTTAGTTCAGCCTCTCTCGGACTTTTAGCCGGCAGCGGCGCCACCTTTAAATCCGTTCTGATAAACCAAATAGTTTTGGGAGTGGTGCTGGGGTCGCTGGCCTGTTATATCAACAATAAAATTCCATATAAGTTCTGGCGAAAATACGCTCTTTTTATCTTTGTCGGCTCCATCTTATCGGTGCTCCTAATTTTTGTTCCTCATATTGGATTCAAATACAATGGCGCCAGGCGCTGGATTAGTTTAGGTAGTTTTTCTCTGCAACCATCAGAGATTTTCAAAGTTGGTTTTGTTATCTATTTTGCCGCTTGGCTTTCGGGTGTAAAGCAAAAAGTGGATACTTTTAAATATGGCAGCCTGCCATTCGCCATTTTAATTGCCATCGCTGCCATCCTAATGTTAATAGAACCTGACACCGCCACCTTCGGAGTGATTTTTATTGCCGGACTTTCAATGTTTGTGGTTGCAGGTTGTCGTTGGCGGGATCTTTTTATTCTGGGACTTATCGGCATTATCGGCATCGGGGTTTTATATGTCAGTCGCCCTTACATTCGACAGCGAATTGATACTTTTATCCATCCGGCCAATGACGCACTGGGGAGCGGCTACCAAATTCAGCAGTCCTTAATCGCCATAGGAGCCGGGCGACTTACCGGTAGGGGATTTGGTCAAAGTATTCAGAAATTCAATTATTTACCGGAGCCGATTGGCGACTCTATTTTTGCCGTGGCAGCAGAAGAATTCGGTTTTGTGGGCGCTAGTTTAATTATTTTGCTTTATCTTTTCTTTACCTTTCGTGGCCTGCGCATTGCGGCTCAAACCCCGGATCTCTTCGGTAGACTATTAGTAACAGGGCTTGTTATACTGATTTTAGCCGAGTCCTTCATTAATATTGCTTCCATGTTGGGTATTTTGCCGGTTTCCGGAATTCCGCTTCTCTTTATCAGTCACGGTGGCACCGCTCTTTTTTTCACTTTG encodes:
- the scpB gene encoding SMC-Scp complex subunit ScpB, which codes for MNLENKIEAILFWKGEPLSIKRLADILKKDPAEIEAALTTLERRLETGGLVLMRKEDEVMLGTAPALSKMIEDLAKEELTKDLGRAGLETLSVILYKGPITRREIDFIRGVNSTFILRHLLIRGLVEKITNPKDERSFLYKPTFELLSYLGASRLESIPNYQEVLTQLNDFQKAEEKSEVESEGETTSEPSEENLEPVQNE
- the aspS gene encoding aspartate--tRNA ligase, translating into MQRTYIKNLKEKIGQEVKINGWIDIRRDQGKLIFLDFRDMSGYVQGVILPKSEAHEIGEKVRPEWVVEVQGLVNKRPEKSVQPEKLNGDIELEIKEIVVLNEAETPPIDVQSDGHEIGEEHRLKYRYLDLRRPRLQKNIRHRHRVVKFVRDFLDKEGFTEIETPVLTKSTPEGARDYIVPSRLEPGHFYALPQSPQQYKQLLMAAGLEKYFQFAKCMRDEDTRGDRQPEFTQLDLEMSFVDQDDVMALNEKLLIEMVQAIYPDKKIQEIPFPRISYAETMEKYQTDRPDLREDKNDPNVLAFCWIIDFPFFEKTDKGAWTFTHNPFSGAKTEHQDWLKNKENIDQILTSQYDIVLNGYEIGGGSIRNHNPEALTSVFEIMGYSKESIEKSFGHMLDAFKSGTPPHGGIAWGFDRLMMILENEPNIREVIAFPKTGEGRDLMMDSPSEVSDEQLRELGISLKKKSQG
- a CDS encoding ScpA family protein, translated to MTTKFAIKTEQFEGPLDLLLNLIEKRKLLINDISLAKVTDDYLGYLKNLPQFSIPESANFILIASTLVLIKSRSLLPVISLSEEEEMSIEELQERLRVYKILKEATAGLREHFGRKIIFPKSSTRMTVSVFSPAEDLSLDSLVSSMQNLLANLPKNERLPKTVVEKVISLEEMIDSLTVRIKDSLKMSFREFTKISKENKINIIVSFLAMLELVKQGIIDVTQNTNFDDIHMETQSLETPKYN
- a CDS encoding putative peptidoglycan glycosyltransferase FtsW, which translates into the protein MKAVDKPFLISILILVIAGLFIFSSASLGLLAGSGATFKSVLINQIVLGVVLGSLACYINNKIPYKFWRKYALFIFVGSILSVLLIFVPHIGFKYNGARRWISLGSFSLQPSEIFKVGFVIYFAAWLSGVKQKVDTFKYGSLPFAILIAIAAILMLIEPDTATFGVIFIAGLSMFVVAGCRWRDLFILGLIGIIGIGVLYVSRPYIRQRIDTFIHPANDALGSGYQIQQSLIAIGAGRLTGRGFGQSIQKFNYLPEPIGDSIFAVAAEEFGFVGASLIILLYLFFTFRGLRIAAQTPDLFGRLLVTGLVILILAESFINIASMLGILPVSGIPLLFISHGGTALFFTLAEVGIILNVSRYTSKR
- a CDS encoding ABC transporter ATP-binding protein; amino-acid sequence: MKNTPKIGIKEVALSFWRIVKTVRFWLILTLIGSIGPTVIDIFVPLQYRNFFNLLADATDKAATIPALSKIIVIVLVLNLAEWAISRIGTIGIDRFESKGSIRIRQLSFEYLIDHSYTFFANNFTGSLTQKIGRYARAYESLTDRISYNIIPLAIRIVGTIIIVFTINNVIAWVIVGWTILFLAFNYTFARFKLKYDIAKAAADTKSSGLLADNITNHNTIQLFTGQRMENERYKETTNEQLRLGLLVANLNEAMDATQALLMILMEFFLFYFSIRLWAENQISLGTFVLFQTYILGLGYRLWGFSNIIRNLYEAFADAKEMVEILHLPHEIQDQPNAQNLQIRKGEVRFENLSFSFNENRQVLKDVDLTIAGGEKVALIGPSGAGKSTFVRLLLRLYNVTSGKILIDEQDIQQVRQESLHANISLVPQDPILFHRTLMENIRYGKRDATDEEVIRAAKLAHCDEFIESLPKKYETYVGERGIKLSGGERQRVAIARAILKNAPILVLDEATSSLDSHSEALIQDALEKLMQNKTVIVIAHRLSTIQKMDRIVVVENGKIIEEGTHQSLLQKEGGLYQKLWNLQAGGFIVTDDGEEETIEEKDTEEEED